Proteins encoded in a region of the Prochlorothrix hollandica PCC 9006 = CALU 1027 genome:
- a CDS encoding PrsW family glutamic-type intramembrane protease: MNPTAVLILEPAPGQADLPPDLPSDFPRCYGLSPHRENRLGRNGDCAIALDYPPFQVVSRYHAVIQAFPAVRGRSRVVWQLRDLDSANGTYLNGDRLGESHWLVPGDRLQLGSTGPCFRFELGSGDPEGDRPPQSSPTPVSALTLSQLFPLLSTDSDFFHKAWLVPGSITVAMVVSLFAAFGNPLIFNRLLGLYLSLAGYYLFIYRLCGHRKPWWVLLLTAGTMALILQSPLTPWSLWLFREVLPGALPVAGDGLSRGQQFGRLFVGTGLLEEGLKALPVLLCWAMGRVLPDPWRQRVGLWEPLDGILLGAAAAGGFSLVETLGQYVPQVMAHMTLTAGTEAGELAGLQLLIPRLLGAIAGHMAYSGYFGYFMGLSVLRSRYQWLILGVGYGSAALLHALWNWAGLGSLVWLTVAGLLSYGVLMAAILKGRSLSPTRSQNFATGLYSAGKSGDKPAQKP; this comes from the coding sequence GTGAACCCCACGGCTGTCCTGATCCTGGAACCTGCTCCTGGGCAGGCGGATCTGCCCCCAGACCTGCCCTCCGACTTCCCCCGGTGCTATGGGCTATCTCCCCACCGGGAAAATCGGTTGGGCCGTAATGGGGACTGTGCCATTGCCTTGGACTATCCCCCCTTTCAGGTGGTGTCCCGTTACCATGCCGTGATCCAAGCCTTTCCCGCCGTCCGGGGCCGATCGCGGGTGGTGTGGCAACTGCGGGACTTGGATAGTGCCAATGGCACCTACCTCAACGGCGATCGCCTGGGGGAGTCCCATTGGTTGGTGCCAGGGGATCGGCTGCAACTGGGCAGCACCGGTCCCTGTTTTCGCTTTGAACTGGGCAGCGGCGATCCAGAGGGCGATCGGCCCCCCCAATCCAGCCCAACACCGGTCTCAGCCCTCACCCTCAGCCAACTGTTCCCCCTCCTCTCCACCGACTCCGACTTTTTCCATAAAGCCTGGTTAGTTCCCGGCAGCATCACCGTGGCCATGGTGGTGTCCCTCTTTGCTGCCTTTGGCAATCCTCTGATTTTTAACCGTTTACTGGGGTTATACCTGTCTTTGGCGGGGTATTACCTGTTTATCTACCGCCTGTGTGGACACCGCAAACCCTGGTGGGTGTTGCTCCTGACCGCTGGCACCATGGCCTTGATCCTCCAGAGTCCTCTCACCCCTTGGAGCCTGTGGCTGTTTCGGGAGGTGTTGCCGGGAGCTTTGCCCGTGGCGGGGGATGGCCTGAGCCGAGGGCAGCAGTTTGGCCGCTTATTTGTGGGGACGGGGCTGCTGGAGGAGGGGCTGAAGGCGTTGCCGGTGCTGTTGTGTTGGGCCATGGGGCGGGTCTTGCCGGATCCCTGGCGGCAGCGGGTGGGGCTGTGGGAACCCTTGGATGGGATTTTGTTGGGGGCGGCGGCGGCGGGGGGCTTCAGCCTGGTGGAAACCCTAGGGCAATATGTCCCCCAGGTCATGGCCCACATGACCCTGACGGCGGGGACAGAGGCGGGGGAGTTGGCGGGGTTACAGTTGCTGATTCCCCGGTTATTGGGGGCGATCGCCGGTCACATGGCCTACAGCGGCTATTTTGGCTATTTTATGGGCTTGAGTGTTCTGCGATCGCGGTACCAGTGGCTGATCTTGGGGGTGGGCTATGGTAGTGCGGCCCTGCTCCATGCCCTCTGGAACTGGGCCGGGTTGGGCAGTCTGGTCTGGCTGACGGTGGCGGGGCTATTGTCCTATGGGGTGTTGATGGCGGCTATTCTCAAGGGGCGATCGCTGTCCCCCACCCGTTCCCAAAATTTCGCGACGGGGCTATATTCTGCGGGCAAATCTGGCGATAAACCGGCGCAAAAACCATAG
- a CDS encoding DEAD/DEAH box helicase has translation MAKRLETSDINYSQPSPLESYQTLPAAEQQFIQLLSVIYQTIQTKTLLKCVTDLGIKDQNRKPLSIIQLDQWMQRFMRMGLVSGSTVKGYRCHVQLIEIASRDAVTQGNFDRMAKIVHARQPLNTSWGGGMIHFSKKEELLREIRIAFYQGDIDKVQGTWDNYIRYSYGRFISSLGEALMEILSNPFDASWLSQLDPRLYTEAVTAFLAHALQTLKPHPELFPALVQDCLNDHPGCTSAVRRHLVAHLMLRGDWDNVDRILAQYQTADPLLSALTQGHFSLLGGDYTAALQHYQQAMGFLKRQSKKRRLYFDDIEGLFYVLALLKEGSAPNLHQATLYASNQASSLTSALDGVYSMLELVAQVREGNVNLQKTLEASLQSFQRSSYPVQQVWCLIFIAWVSRDKVPAFSDTARKLCSSVETQGYHWLAMESAAFLAQCQTGPSPWGKKAQAFHQQRGIKPLVELLEPQETWQLRLKALIGLHTPPAVSDSSTENKERRIAWFLKLYKNTYSLTPKEQKASAKGSWSRGRNIAVKRLKENTIEFDYLTAQDLQVCNCLEQEYRTSYYGSTSYVFNEMAIVALVGHPLVFWEDTPTVRVDIVQGEPEVRVRKVEEGWLNLELHPEIDMPGEQNLVIVKETPTRIVVFALKEEHHNIARILGNDNHLRVPTVAQEQVLSAISAISGLVTVQSDIGGDMAGAREVESIATPLVHLLPAGAGLKAALLVRPFGSGGPYYRPGRGGETVVADVEGERLQTTRSLAIEEQLSQGVRIACPHLNSELEQDGEWMVDEAEDCLELLTELQSLGDQVVVEWPEGQTFKIKKLVGGESFHLRIGQQKDWFAASGTLQVSDDLVLDLRQLVQLLQQSPGRFIAMDDGQFLALTDSFRKRLDELSAFAEVDGQGLRFHPLAAFALEDLMEEAGDVQADRAWQDHIQRLKDMEDLRPELPSTLQAELRDYQLEGFEWLARLAHWGVGACLADDMGLGKTLQALALVLTRAPAGPTLIVAPTSVCLNWLSEAQRFAPTLQGQYLGGGDRQKLLDDLQPFDMVVCSYGLLQQKDVGEMLAQVEWQTIVLDEAQAIKNFATKRSQAAMGLQGQFKILTTGTPIENHLGELWNLFRFINPGLLGSLDNFNQKFANPIERYQDRSARQKLKKLIQPFILRRTKTQVLQELPSRTEVTLQVELSREEMAFYEALRREALEKLADTSGANGPQHLQVLAEIMKLRRACCNSRLVLPTSPIPSAKLQLFGEVLEELLDNHHKALVFSQFVDHLHILRDYLDQKSVKYQYLDGSTPAKERQKRVTAFQAGEGEVFLISLKAGGTGLNLTAADYVIHMDPWWNPAVEDQASDRAHRMGQQRPVTVYRLVAQGTIEEKIVELHQQKRDLADSLLEGTEMSGKMSTEQLLGLLSES, from the coding sequence ATGGCTAAACGACTTGAGACCTCTGATATTAATTACTCCCAACCGTCGCCCTTGGAAAGTTATCAAACCCTACCGGCGGCTGAACAACAATTTATCCAATTACTGTCGGTTATTTATCAAACGATTCAGACTAAAACATTACTCAAATGTGTAACGGATTTGGGTATTAAAGATCAAAACCGTAAACCCCTATCCATTATCCAGCTTGATCAGTGGATGCAGCGGTTTATGCGCATGGGTCTGGTGTCTGGCTCCACGGTTAAAGGTTACCGCTGCCATGTGCAACTGATCGAAATTGCGAGCCGGGATGCGGTCACCCAGGGCAACTTCGATCGCATGGCTAAAATTGTCCATGCCCGACAACCCCTCAACACCAGTTGGGGCGGGGGCATGATCCATTTCTCCAAAAAAGAGGAACTGCTTCGGGAAATTCGGATCGCGTTTTACCAGGGGGATATTGATAAGGTTCAGGGTACTTGGGATAACTATATTCGCTATTCCTATGGGCGGTTTATCTCCAGCCTGGGGGAAGCCCTCATGGAAATTCTCAGTAACCCCTTTGATGCCTCCTGGCTCTCCCAGCTTGATCCCCGCCTTTATACCGAAGCGGTCACGGCCTTTTTAGCCCACGCCCTGCAAACCCTCAAACCTCACCCTGAACTCTTTCCAGCCCTGGTGCAGGATTGTCTGAACGACCATCCCGGCTGTACGAGTGCGGTGCGGCGGCATCTGGTGGCCCATTTGATGCTGCGGGGGGATTGGGATAATGTCGATCGCATCCTGGCCCAGTATCAAACCGCCGATCCCCTCCTGAGCGCCTTAACCCAAGGTCACTTCAGCCTCTTGGGGGGAGACTACACCGCAGCGCTCCAGCATTACCAGCAGGCCATGGGTTTCCTCAAGCGCCAGAGTAAAAAGCGCCGCCTCTATTTTGATGACATTGAAGGCTTGTTCTATGTTTTAGCCCTTCTCAAGGAGGGTTCAGCGCCTAACCTGCACCAAGCCACCCTTTATGCCAGTAACCAAGCCAGTAGCCTTACGTCTGCCCTAGATGGTGTTTATTCCATGCTAGAACTGGTGGCCCAGGTGCGCGAGGGCAATGTCAATCTCCAAAAAACCTTAGAAGCCAGTCTCCAGAGTTTCCAGCGCTCCAGTTATCCGGTGCAACAAGTCTGGTGTTTAATCTTTATCGCTTGGGTGAGCCGGGACAAGGTTCCAGCCTTCAGTGACACGGCTCGTAAGTTATGCAGCAGTGTTGAAACCCAGGGGTACCACTGGCTGGCCATGGAGTCTGCCGCGTTCCTGGCCCAATGCCAAACTGGCCCATCGCCCTGGGGTAAAAAGGCCCAGGCGTTTCATCAGCAACGGGGTATTAAACCCCTGGTTGAGCTACTAGAACCCCAGGAAACCTGGCAATTACGCCTTAAGGCTTTGATTGGGCTACATACCCCCCCAGCGGTCTCTGATAGCTCCACGGAAAACAAAGAACGGCGCATTGCTTGGTTTCTCAAACTCTACAAAAACACCTATAGCCTGACCCCCAAGGAACAAAAAGCATCCGCCAAGGGTTCCTGGAGCCGGGGCCGGAATATTGCTGTGAAACGCCTTAAGGAAAATACGATCGAATTTGACTATTTAACAGCTCAGGATCTCCAGGTTTGTAACTGTTTGGAACAGGAATATCGGACTAGTTACTACGGATCCACGAGTTACGTGTTCAATGAGATGGCGATCGTGGCCTTAGTGGGCCATCCCCTGGTGTTTTGGGAAGATACCCCCACGGTTCGGGTGGACATTGTCCAGGGGGAACCGGAAGTGCGGGTGAGGAAGGTGGAGGAGGGCTGGCTCAACTTGGAACTGCATCCCGAAATCGATATGCCGGGGGAGCAAAACCTGGTGATTGTTAAGGAAACCCCCACCCGCATCGTGGTATTTGCCCTGAAGGAAGAACACCATAATATTGCCCGTATCTTGGGGAACGATAACCATTTGCGGGTGCCGACAGTGGCCCAGGAACAGGTGTTGTCGGCCATTAGTGCCATTTCTGGCCTGGTAACGGTGCAGTCGGACATTGGCGGAGATATGGCGGGGGCGCGGGAGGTAGAGTCCATTGCCACGCCTTTGGTGCATTTATTACCGGCGGGGGCAGGGCTGAAGGCGGCTCTGTTGGTGCGGCCCTTTGGCTCCGGGGGACCCTACTACCGACCGGGACGGGGAGGGGAAACGGTGGTGGCGGATGTGGAAGGGGAACGGCTGCAAACAACCCGATCCTTGGCGATCGAAGAACAATTGAGCCAGGGGGTACGGATTGCCTGTCCCCACTTGAACTCGGAGCTGGAGCAGGACGGGGAATGGATGGTGGATGAGGCGGAGGACTGCCTGGAACTGCTGACGGAACTGCAAAGCCTGGGAGACCAGGTGGTGGTGGAGTGGCCTGAGGGCCAAACCTTTAAGATCAAAAAACTGGTGGGGGGGGAAAGCTTCCACCTGCGCATTGGTCAACAAAAGGATTGGTTTGCCGCCAGTGGTACCCTTCAGGTTAGTGATGATTTGGTGTTGGATTTACGCCAGTTGGTGCAACTGTTACAACAAAGCCCTGGTCGTTTCATTGCCATGGATGATGGGCAGTTTCTAGCATTAACGGATTCATTCCGTAAACGGCTGGATGAATTGAGTGCTTTTGCGGAAGTTGATGGCCAGGGGTTACGGTTCCATCCCCTAGCGGCCTTTGCCCTAGAAGATTTGATGGAAGAGGCGGGGGATGTGCAGGCCGATCGCGCTTGGCAAGACCATATCCAGCGCTTAAAGGACATGGAAGACCTGCGACCGGAACTGCCGTCCACCTTGCAAGCGGAACTGCGGGATTACCAACTGGAGGGGTTCGAGTGGTTGGCGCGGTTGGCCCACTGGGGTGTGGGGGCTTGTTTGGCCGATGACATGGGCTTGGGCAAGACCCTCCAGGCGTTGGCCTTGGTTTTAACCCGTGCCCCCGCTGGACCGACCCTGATCGTCGCTCCCACCTCTGTTTGCTTAAACTGGCTCTCGGAAGCTCAACGCTTTGCCCCCACGTTGCAGGGTCAATATCTGGGGGGGGGCGATCGCCAAAAACTCCTGGACGATCTCCAACCCTTTGATATGGTGGTCTGTAGCTATGGGTTGCTGCAACAGAAAGATGTGGGGGAGATGTTGGCCCAGGTGGAGTGGCAAACCATTGTCCTGGATGAGGCCCAAGCCATCAAAAACTTTGCCACGAAGCGATCGCAGGCGGCCATGGGGTTACAGGGGCAGTTTAAGATTTTGACCACGGGCACCCCCATCGAAAATCACCTGGGGGAACTGTGGAACCTGTTCCGGTTCATTAACCCCGGTCTTTTGGGATCCCTGGATAATTTCAACCAAAAGTTTGCCAATCCCATTGAACGCTACCAGGATCGATCGGCCCGTCAGAAACTGAAAAAGTTAATTCAGCCCTTTATTCTGCGCCGCACTAAAACCCAGGTCTTGCAGGAATTACCCTCCCGCACGGAAGTAACCCTTCAGGTGGAACTCAGCCGGGAAGAAATGGCGTTTTATGAAGCGCTACGGCGGGAAGCCCTGGAAAAACTGGCGGATACCAGTGGGGCGAATGGTCCCCAGCATCTCCAGGTGTTGGCGGAAATCATGAAGTTGCGGCGGGCCTGTTGCAACAGTCGCCTGGTGCTGCCGACGAGTCCCATCCCCAGCGCTAAGCTGCAACTGTTTGGGGAAGTGCTGGAGGAGTTACTGGATAACCACCATAAAGCCTTGGTTTTCAGCCAGTTTGTTGATCATCTCCATATCCTACGGGACTACCTGGATCAGAAATCTGTTAAGTATCAATATCTCGATGGTAGTACCCCTGCCAAAGAACGGCAGAAGCGGGTGACGGCCTTCCAGGCTGGGGAAGGGGAGGTGTTTTTGATCAGCCTCAAGGCGGGGGGAACGGGTCTCAATTTGACGGCGGCAGATTATGTGATCCACATGGATCCCTGGTGGAACCCGGCGGTGGAGGATCAAGCCTCCGATCGCGCCCACCGCATGGGCCAGCAGCGCCCGGTGACGGTGTATCGGTTGGTGGCCCAGGGAACGATCGAAGAAAAGATCGTGGAACTCCACCAACAGAAACGGGACTTGGCCGACAGTCTGCTGGAGGGGACCGAAATGAGCGGCAAGATGTCTACGGAGCAGTTGCTCGGTCTGTTGAGCGAAAGCTAG
- the gcvH gene encoding glycine cleavage system protein GcvH, which produces MALDYPQSLKYADSHEYLHLNGDMATIGITAFAIQELGDLVFVDLPEVGSTLTQGEKFGDVESVKAVGELYAPVSGEVVERNEAAIEAPDSLQADPYGQGWLLKVRCGTDPDLAHLMGADDYRAKVGG; this is translated from the coding sequence ATGGCCCTGGACTATCCGCAGTCATTGAAATACGCCGACAGTCATGAGTACCTCCACTTAAATGGTGATATGGCCACCATTGGTATCACGGCCTTTGCCATTCAGGAACTGGGGGATTTGGTGTTTGTGGATTTGCCAGAGGTGGGCAGCACCCTAACCCAGGGCGAAAAATTTGGGGATGTGGAATCGGTGAAGGCGGTGGGGGAACTCTATGCCCCGGTGTCTGGGGAGGTGGTGGAACGCAATGAAGCGGCGATCGAAGCACCAGACTCCCTCCAAGCCGATCCCTATGGCCAAGGATGGCTCCTCAAAGTCCGCTGTGGCACGGATCCCGATTTAGCCCACCTCATGGGGGCTGACGACTATCGTGCCAAGGTGGGCGGCTAA
- a CDS encoding microcompartments protein gives MGVELRSYVYLDRLQAQHAAYIGTVSLGFLPLPGDASLWVEISPGVEINRITDVALKAADVRPGVLFIERLYGLLEIHASRQGEVQAAGRAILEVLGVDQKDSLKPQVVSSQIIRNLDPHHVQLINRNRRGQMIMAGQTLYVLEVQPAAYASLAANEAEKAALINILQVTSVGSFGRLYLGGAEQDILAASAAALEALEYVHGRAPGEHSKE, from the coding sequence TTGGGTGTAGAACTGCGCAGTTACGTTTATCTCGATCGGCTCCAAGCCCAACATGCCGCTTACATTGGCACCGTCTCCTTGGGTTTCTTGCCCTTGCCGGGGGATGCCTCTCTCTGGGTTGAGATTTCCCCAGGGGTGGAGATCAACCGCATCACGGATGTGGCCCTGAAGGCGGCGGATGTGCGGCCCGGTGTCTTGTTTATCGAACGGCTCTATGGCCTGCTAGAAATTCACGCCTCTCGCCAAGGGGAAGTGCAGGCCGCAGGGCGGGCTATTTTAGAAGTCTTGGGGGTCGATCAGAAGGACTCCCTCAAACCCCAGGTGGTATCCAGCCAGATTATTCGGAATTTAGACCCCCACCACGTCCAGTTAATCAACCGCAACCGCCGAGGCCAAATGATTATGGCAGGGCAAACCCTCTATGTGCTGGAGGTTCAACCAGCAGCCTATGCCTCCTTAGCGGCCAATGAAGCCGAAAAAGCGGCCTTAATTAATATTTTGCAAGTTACATCGGTGGGGAGTTTTGGGCGGCTCTACTTGGGGGGAGCAGAGCAGGATATTTTGGCGGCATCGGCAGCGGCCCTAGAGGCGTTGGAGTATGTCCATGGGCGAGCACCAGGGGAGCACTCCAAGGAATAG